A window from Salvia miltiorrhiza cultivar Shanhuang (shh) chromosome 2, IMPLAD_Smil_shh, whole genome shotgun sequence encodes these proteins:
- the LOC131012474 gene encoding uncharacterized protein LOC131012474 isoform X2 — protein sequence MRPKCIILTHGGQWNDITYVGGQREFVRVPPDGMKYVELLRKVGCAVQADTNVHAYVIDAIVPSPLDELLRMKITDDDDLVYVMELFDVPTLYVTLSPRINTSKEHSSMNLLNAQMHQVQHTYVHQMSNIPHSRPPVGNDAAINPPNVNIMNEREDVRDLESADGVQTDCIREQGVGDEDRRDDDVEANNKHVDRGYERDIHNVPPIGSSSCNEEEHRQGPRQWVIPGAKYHASLLIEPEISYDYNSDTISIGAIFTDKENMRIQLGLYHLLNRVEYIVDRSTKRRFGALCKFKDQCSFLLRATAYGAIWRIFKLVAHTCQKDLRLRCRPTICAKVVGAYFAPTLSKEGSILKPKEIQAQLKRDFGVDVDYHTALAGRNQAITMIHGDKGDKDKSFRSSFQSSSSHPRHAQVCSTCHKSGHNRARCTEDVPLTQDEDVSSNHLTMPRKRRPKRCGICGEVGHTRGKCTQRVV from the coding sequence GTTCGTGTGCCTCCGGATGGGATGAAGTATGTGGAATTGTTGAGAAAAGTTGGGTGTGCCGTGCAAGCTGATACAAATGTTCATGCTTATGTGATTGATGCAATAGTGCCATCCCCGTTAGATGAATTATTGAGAATGAAGATAACGGACGACGATGATTTGGTGTATGTAATGGAATTATTTGATGTCCCTACTCTCTATGTCACACTTTCTCCTAGGATAAATACTTCTAAAGAGCACAGTTCTATGAACTTGTTGAATGCTCAAATGCATCAAGTTCAACATACGTATGTGCACCAGATGAGTAATATTCCACATTCGAGGCCTCCTGTTGGTAATGATGCTGCCATTAATCCTCCGAATGTGAACATTATGAATGAGAGGGAGGATGTGAGAGATTTAGAATCAGCTGATGGTGTTCAGACTGATTGCATTCGCGAGCAAGGTGTTGGTGATGAAGATCGAAGAGATGATGATGTTGAAGCTAATAATAAACATGTTGATAGAGGTTATGAGAGAGATATTCATAATGTGCCACCAATAGGTAGTTCTAGTTGTAATGAAGAAGAACACAGACAAGGACCGCGGCAGTGGGTTATTCCTGGTGCTAAGTATCATGCATCCCTTCTTATTGAACCAGAAATATCTTATGATTACAACAGTGACACAATTTCGATTGGTGCTATATTCACAgataaagaaaatatgagaattCAATTGGGATTGTATCACTTGTTGAATCGGGTGGAATATATTGTTGATCGATCAACTAAGAGAAGATTTGGAGCTCTTTGCAAATTCAAAGATCAATGCTCTTTCTTGTTGCGTGCTACGGCATACGGGGCGATTTGGAGAATTTTTAAGTTGGTTGCTCATACTTGCCAAAAGGATTTGAGGCTTCGTTGTCGCCCAACAATTTGTGCAAAGGTCGTAGGTGCATACTTTGCACCGACTTTGTCGAAAGAAGGATCTATATTGAAGCCGAAAGAGATACAAGCACAATTGAAGAGAGACTTTGGTGTTGATGTAGACTACCACACGGCATTGGCTGGGAGGAATCAAGCAATCACCATGATACACGGTGATAAAGGAGATAAAGACAAGTCTTTCCGATCTAGCTTTCAATCATCTTCATCACATCCTCGACATGCTCAAGTTTGTTCTACATGTCATAAAAGTGGTCATAATCGAGCTAGGTGTACTGAAGATGTCCCCTTGACACAAGATGAAGATGTTAGTAGTAACCATCTTACTATGCCTAGGAAGCGTAGGCCAAAGCGATGTGGAATTTGTGGTGAGGTTGGTCATACCCGTGGTAAATGTACTCAAAGAGTGGTGTAA